In one Nocardia tengchongensis genomic region, the following are encoded:
- a CDS encoding metalloregulator ArsR/SmtB family transcription factor, with product MEFRHTCVVKTVGLRNAEQTGHQHDGARSVVVPGPAGEGHTREAVVKLLLEEGPITATAIGERLGLSPAGVRRHLDALIDAGEAQATRSAPWQQKGRGRPAKQYQLTATGRGRLAHAYDDLAGAAMRQLREIGGDQAITDFARKRVAAIVAGVGDLAVHAPAETEAKAEEIAEAFTDAGFAASTRKVGAGVQICQHHCPVSHVAEEFPELCAAELEAFRAILGTHVQRLATIANGDCACTTHVPLIASPAMPDAAPESSVQTPVAQPATTSTHDSGRSAE from the coding sequence ATGGAATTCCGTCACACTTGTGTTGTGAAAACCGTGGGTTTGCGGAACGCGGAACAGACCGGACACCAGCATGACGGTGCCCGGTCCGTTGTCGTGCCCGGGCCGGCGGGTGAGGGACACACGCGCGAAGCCGTCGTCAAGCTGCTGTTGGAGGAGGGCCCGATCACCGCGACCGCCATCGGCGAGCGGCTGGGTCTGAGTCCGGCGGGTGTGCGTCGGCATCTGGACGCGCTGATCGACGCGGGTGAGGCGCAGGCGACGCGCTCCGCGCCGTGGCAGCAGAAGGGCCGCGGCCGTCCCGCCAAGCAGTACCAGCTCACGGCCACCGGCCGGGGCCGTCTGGCCCATGCCTACGATGACCTCGCCGGAGCGGCCATGCGGCAGCTGCGGGAGATCGGCGGCGATCAGGCCATCACCGATTTCGCGCGCAAGCGGGTGGCGGCCATCGTGGCCGGGGTCGGCGATCTCGCCGTCCACGCCCCGGCGGAGACCGAGGCCAAGGCGGAGGAGATCGCGGAAGCGTTCACCGATGCCGGTTTCGCGGCTTCGACCCGGAAAGTCGGTGCGGGCGTGCAGATCTGCCAGCACCACTGCCCGGTCTCGCACGTCGCCGAGGAGTTCCCGGAGTTGTGCGCGGCCGAGCTGGAGGCCTTCCGCGCGATTCTCGGCACGCACGTGCAGCGCCTGGCGACGATCGCCAACGGTGATTGCGCGTGCACCACGCACGTACCCCTCATTGCTTCGCCCGCTATGCCCGATGCCGCCCCCGAAAGTTCCGTACAGACCCCCGTTGCGCAGCCCGCAACGACTTCTACACATGACTCCGGAAGGAGTGCCGAATGA
- a CDS encoding NAD(P)H-binding protein produces the protein MGATGNVGRQVVARLAAAGVGTRALARDPAAAGLPDGVEVVRGDLAKPASLAAAADGVDSVLLVWPFPGSENAEQVVRVLGARARRVVYLSSTSVNDQGPQSDLIPLLHVEMESLVRTYVSEWTVLRADTLASNALGWAGQIRTGDIVRGTAVAPSAVVHEGDIAAVAVRLLTESGHERRIYRVTGPRVVGRAEQVEAIGAALGRALRFEALPVAVARESMTAAGLPARLIETLVSMADFRPRSELVTTTVAELTGRPARDIREWAAEHVEDFR, from the coding sequence GTGGGTGCGACAGGAAATGTCGGCCGGCAGGTGGTCGCCCGACTGGCCGCGGCGGGAGTCGGGACGCGGGCGCTGGCCCGCGATCCGGCAGCCGCCGGGCTTCCGGACGGAGTGGAGGTGGTGCGCGGAGATCTGGCCAAGCCCGCGTCGCTGGCCGCGGCGGCGGACGGGGTCGATTCAGTATTACTGGTGTGGCCGTTCCCCGGCAGCGAGAACGCCGAACAGGTCGTGCGGGTGCTCGGCGCACGGGCGCGACGCGTTGTGTACCTGTCCTCCACGAGCGTCAACGACCAAGGGCCGCAATCGGATCTGATCCCACTGCTGCACGTGGAGATGGAGAGCCTGGTCCGGACATATGTATCGGAATGGACGGTATTGAGGGCGGACACGCTCGCATCCAACGCGCTGGGCTGGGCGGGACAGATTCGCACGGGTGACATCGTGCGCGGGACCGCGGTCGCGCCGTCGGCGGTGGTGCACGAGGGCGATATCGCGGCGGTGGCGGTTCGGCTGCTCACCGAATCCGGCCATGAGAGGCGGATCTACCGCGTCACCGGGCCGCGGGTGGTCGGCCGGGCGGAGCAGGTCGAGGCGATCGGGGCGGCGCTGGGCCGGGCGTTGCGCTTCGAGGCGCTGCCCGTGGCGGTGGCCCGGGAGTCGATGACGGCGGCCGGGCTGCCCGCGCGCCTGATCGAGACGCTGGTGTCGATGGCCGACTTCCGGCCGCGCTCGGAGCTGGTCACCACCACGGTCGCGGAGCTCACGGGCCGTCCGGCCCGTGATATTCGGGAGTGGGCCGCCGAGCATGTGGAGGACTTCCGGTAG
- a CDS encoding LLM class flavin-dependent oxidoreductase, whose amino-acid sequence MPLAVSLLDLAVISPGQTARDSFGHSVALAQAAERSGYQRVWYAEHHNMKSIASSATSVLIGYVAAHTDSIRLGAGGVMLPNHSPLVIAEQFGTLESLFPGRIDLGLGRAPGSDQETMRALRRNPSSADTFPQDVLELQGFLNGNTRIPGVQAVPRAEGVVPLYILGSSLFGAQLAAHLGLPYAFASHFAPDALHQAVSEYRDRFRPSEQLAEPYVMAGVNVFAAEDRELAEQQKTISYRARTRAFIKRGAGGADFSDEEIDAFLASPNGRHLAAMTTYTAVGTPADVVDYLEDFAAGIQADELILAHHAQDIVDRVRSVELTGAAVAAGETVSRRG is encoded by the coding sequence ATGCCCCTCGCCGTATCACTACTCGACCTCGCGGTCATCTCGCCCGGCCAGACCGCCCGCGACAGTTTCGGGCACAGTGTGGCGCTGGCGCAGGCGGCGGAACGCAGTGGATACCAGCGGGTCTGGTACGCCGAGCACCACAACATGAAGTCGATCGCGTCCAGCGCGACCAGCGTGCTCATCGGATACGTGGCCGCCCACACCGACAGCATCCGGCTCGGCGCGGGCGGGGTGATGCTGCCCAACCATTCGCCGTTGGTGATCGCCGAGCAGTTCGGGACGCTCGAATCGCTGTTCCCGGGACGCATCGACCTCGGGCTGGGGCGCGCGCCCGGCAGTGACCAGGAGACCATGCGGGCGCTGCGGCGCAATCCGTCCTCGGCCGACACCTTCCCCCAGGACGTCCTCGAGTTGCAGGGGTTCCTGAACGGGAACACCCGGATTCCGGGGGTGCAGGCGGTGCCGCGCGCGGAAGGCGTTGTGCCGCTCTACATTCTGGGCTCCTCGCTGTTCGGCGCGCAGCTGGCCGCGCACCTGGGGCTGCCGTACGCCTTCGCCTCACACTTCGCGCCCGACGCCCTGCACCAGGCCGTCTCCGAATACCGCGACCGGTTCCGGCCCTCGGAGCAGCTGGCCGAGCCGTACGTGATGGCCGGGGTCAATGTGTTCGCGGCCGAGGATCGGGAACTGGCCGAGCAGCAGAAGACCATCTCCTATCGCGCGCGCACGCGAGCCTTCATCAAGCGGGGCGCGGGCGGCGCGGACTTCTCCGACGAGGAGATCGACGCGTTCCTGGCCTCGCCCAACGGCCGGCACCTGGCCGCCATGACCACCTACACCGCGGTGGGCACGCCCGCCGACGTCGTGGACTACCTCGAGGATTTCGCGGCCGGGATCCAGGCCGACGAACTGATCCTCGCCCACCACGCGCAGGACATCGTGGATCGGGTGCGGTCGGTGGAACTCACCGGCGCGGCCGTCGCCGCGGGCGAAACCGTATCGCGCCGAGGCTGA
- a CDS encoding pyruvate dehydrogenase yields the protein MGRNSVATQLVDALVAAGVQRVYGLVGDSLNPFVDALRRTEGIEWVHCHNEECAAFAAGAESLLTGRLAVCAASCGPGNTHLIQGLYDAHRNGASVLAIASHIPGREIGTGFFQETHPERLFVECSHFCEMAGIPAQLPRLATIAMQTALGRHGVSVLVVPGDVLSADAENRSRPSDLVTAAATVVPPAEQVDRLAEAINDADTVALFAGAGVRGAHDRVMSLADRLHAPIGHALGGKEWIQFDNPYDVGMSGLLGYGAAYEATHEADLLILLGTDFPYDTFLPQDGRIAQIDRDPARIGRRAIVDIAVHGDVAATIDAVLPLLHQKPSRAFLDDMLRRHASALENVVDAYTHDIDHHTPIHPEYVAAMIDEIADDDAVFTVDTGMCNVWAARYLSPNGRRRIIGSWRHGTMANALPHAIGAQSAFPGRQVISLSGDGGLAMLMGELLTVWRHRLPVKIVVFNNSTLGMVKLEMLVDGLPDFGTDQEPVNYADIAAAVGIPAIRVTDPGEVRSALTKAFAEPGPVLVDVVTDPNALSLPPKIDAAQVKGFALAAGKIVLAGGVGRMIDMARSNLRNIPRP from the coding sequence ATGGGTCGGAATTCGGTCGCCACCCAGCTGGTCGACGCACTCGTCGCCGCCGGTGTCCAGCGGGTATATGGCCTGGTGGGAGACAGTTTGAACCCCTTCGTCGACGCCCTGCGCCGCACCGAGGGCATCGAGTGGGTGCACTGCCACAACGAGGAGTGCGCCGCCTTCGCCGCCGGTGCGGAATCGCTGCTGACCGGACGCCTGGCCGTCTGCGCGGCCAGCTGCGGCCCCGGCAACACCCATCTGATCCAGGGCCTCTACGACGCCCACCGCAATGGCGCCTCGGTGCTGGCTATCGCCTCGCACATCCCCGGCCGCGAGATCGGCACCGGTTTCTTCCAGGAGACCCACCCCGAACGACTCTTCGTGGAGTGCAGCCACTTCTGTGAAATGGCCGGCATCCCCGCGCAGCTGCCGCGCCTGGCCACCATCGCCATGCAGACCGCTCTGGGCCGCCACGGCGTCTCGGTCCTCGTCGTTCCCGGCGATGTGCTCAGCGCCGACGCCGAGAATCGCAGCCGCCCCTCGGATCTGGTGACCGCCGCGGCCACCGTGGTCCCGCCGGCCGAACAGGTGGACCGGCTCGCCGAGGCGATCAACGACGCCGACACCGTGGCCCTGTTCGCGGGTGCCGGCGTGCGCGGCGCGCACGACCGGGTGATGAGCCTGGCCGACCGCCTGCACGCCCCGATCGGGCACGCCCTCGGCGGCAAGGAGTGGATCCAGTTCGACAACCCCTACGACGTCGGCATGAGCGGCCTGCTCGGCTACGGCGCGGCCTACGAGGCTACCCACGAAGCGGACCTTTTGATCCTGCTCGGCACCGACTTTCCCTACGACACCTTCCTGCCCCAGGACGGCCGCATCGCCCAGATCGACCGCGACCCCGCCCGCATCGGCCGTCGCGCGATCGTCGACATCGCCGTCCACGGCGACGTGGCGGCGACCATCGACGCGGTGCTGCCCCTGCTGCACCAGAAGCCGAGCCGCGCCTTCCTCGACGACATGCTGCGCCGCCACGCCTCCGCACTGGAGAACGTGGTGGACGCCTACACCCATGACATCGATCACCACACGCCGATCCACCCCGAGTACGTCGCCGCCATGATCGACGAAATCGCCGACGACGACGCGGTTTTCACCGTCGACACCGGCATGTGCAACGTCTGGGCGGCCCGCTACCTGAGCCCCAACGGCCGGCGCCGGATCATCGGCTCGTGGCGGCACGGCACCATGGCCAACGCGCTGCCGCACGCGATCGGCGCGCAGTCGGCTTTCCCTGGGCGACAGGTGATCTCGCTGTCGGGTGACGGCGGCCTGGCGATGCTGATGGGCGAGTTGCTGACCGTCTGGCGGCACCGGTTGCCGGTGAAGATCGTGGTGTTCAACAACTCGACCCTCGGCATGGTGAAGCTCGAGATGCTCGTCGACGGCCTGCCCGACTTCGGCACCGACCAGGAACCGGTCAACTACGCCGATATCGCCGCGGCCGTGGGCATTCCCGCGATCCGGGTCACCGACCCCGGCGAGGTTCGTAGCGCGTTGACCAAGGCGTTCGCCGAGCCTGGACCGGTCCTCGTCGACGTGGTCACCGACCCCAATGCTCTGTCACTGCCGCCGAAGATCGATGCCGCGCAGGTGAAGGGCTTCGCCCTGGCCGCGGGCAAGATCGTGCTGGCCGGCGGCGTCGGCCGGATGATCGACATGGCCCGCTCCAACCTGCGCAACATCCCCCGCCCGTAG
- a CDS encoding TetR/AcrR family transcriptional regulator: MVSDSKRRIEVAAAGLLARHGYHGFGLKKLSEAAGLPYGSIYHHFPGGKEEIAVAAINGTGVLFGRMIRQAPGDVFGTAATLFDFMAAKLDESDWIVGCPIGTPALDGGSDVESVRAACVSAFDAMTDGFTGILTELGLEPGEARGLATTVVAAYEGATILARVRRSDEPLHTVSAAMARLLRLSLAEAVAVEAHSP; the protein is encoded by the coding sequence ATGGTGTCCGATTCGAAACGGCGAATCGAGGTGGCCGCGGCCGGGTTGCTCGCCCGCCACGGCTACCACGGATTCGGGCTGAAGAAGTTGAGCGAGGCGGCGGGACTGCCGTATGGGTCGATCTACCACCACTTTCCGGGCGGCAAGGAGGAGATCGCGGTCGCGGCCATCAACGGCACGGGGGTGCTGTTCGGCCGCATGATCCGCCAGGCCCCCGGTGATGTGTTCGGCACGGCGGCAACGCTGTTCGACTTCATGGCCGCCAAGCTCGACGAGTCGGACTGGATCGTGGGCTGTCCTATCGGCACGCCCGCCCTCGACGGCGGCAGTGATGTCGAATCCGTGCGCGCCGCTTGCGTTTCGGCGTTCGACGCCATGACCGACGGCTTCACCGGCATCCTCACCGAATTGGGATTGGAACCGGGGGAGGCGCGCGGCCTGGCCACCACGGTGGTCGCGGCCTACGAGGGCGCGACCATTCTGGCTCGTGTCCGCCGCAGTGACGAACCCTTGCACACGGTCTCGGCCGCGATGGCCAGGTTGCTGCGCCTGTCACTCGCGGAAGCCGTTGCCGTGGAAGCGCATTCACCCTGA
- a CDS encoding DUF302 domain-containing protein: protein MTLALSTTLNTGFADAVERTRKALSEQGFGVLTEIDVTATMKQKLDADMEDYLILGACNPPLAHAALGVDRQIGLLLPCNVIVRKDPSDAAAVIVEAMNPQLMVQVMGDPALKEVADTAAAKLGAAIAALG from the coding sequence ATGACGCTCGCCCTGTCGACCACCCTGAACACCGGTTTCGCCGACGCGGTGGAGCGCACCCGGAAGGCCCTGTCCGAACAGGGTTTCGGGGTGCTCACCGAGATCGACGTGACCGCGACGATGAAGCAGAAGCTCGACGCCGACATGGAGGATTACCTCATCCTCGGCGCCTGCAACCCGCCGCTGGCGCACGCCGCCCTCGGCGTGGACCGCCAGATCGGGCTGCTGCTGCCGTGTAATGTGATTGTGCGCAAAGACCCTTCGGACGCCGCGGCCGTGATCGTGGAGGCCATGAATCCGCAGCTGATGGTGCAGGTCATGGGCGATCCCGCGTTGAAAGAAGTGGCCGACACCGCCGCCGCCAAACTGGGCGCCGCCATCGCGGCCCTGGGCTGA
- a CDS encoding DUF2892 domain-containing protein, which produces MTANRRWPIDRLVPVLAATMVLLSIALVLAFTTWWLLLTAFVAANLMLYGIVGWCPMTLLLQRLGVPRTGYPATERIDR; this is translated from the coding sequence ATGACCGCGAACCGCCGCTGGCCCATCGACCGCCTCGTGCCGGTCCTGGCCGCAACCATGGTGCTGCTCAGCATCGCGCTGGTACTCGCGTTCACGACGTGGTGGTTGCTGCTGACCGCATTCGTGGCGGCCAACCTGATGCTCTACGGGATCGTGGGCTGGTGCCCGATGACGCTGCTGTTGCAGCGCCTGGGCGTCCCCCGAACCGGCTACCCCGCAACGGAAAGGATCGATCGATGA
- a CDS encoding metal-sensitive transcriptional regulator, whose product MIGDEDSIALVLNRLRRAHGQLAGVISMIEQGRDCKDVVTQLAAVSRALDRAGFKIVATGLRDCLTGEQAEGSEPMTVEELEKLFLALA is encoded by the coding sequence ATGATCGGCGACGAAGACAGCATTGCACTGGTCCTCAACCGGCTGCGCCGCGCGCACGGCCAGCTCGCGGGCGTCATCTCCATGATCGAGCAGGGCCGCGACTGCAAGGACGTGGTCACCCAGCTCGCGGCGGTGTCGCGCGCCCTGGACCGGGCCGGCTTCAAGATCGTCGCCACCGGTCTGCGCGACTGCCTGACCGGCGAACAGGCCGAGGGCTCCGAGCCGATGACGGTGGAGGAACTGGAGAAACTCTTCCTGGCGCTCGCCTAG
- a CDS encoding MMPL family transporter, with amino-acid sequence MRSTTVGDAGASASTTAPGGLLGRLGAVMADRARWVFGFWLILSVALGAAAPSVFDSLAGAGWQADGSESVQVRDLAQEHFGGNSAAAVQVVIHSDTATMDSPQAQALVGDITAILHADSRFGAIVAPVPGQSVSRDGHTGILLAGANASTDDMVTAVTDLGPQLKDLATDGFEIYPTGASALWSDFNKANHDAMLKAEMFSWPVTLAIMVLAFGSLVAAGLPLLLTLTGLIASAGGLVLLNHFTPISVWAMNFAMMFALALGIDYALFLVSRFRDAVRGDTPARTAVAVTMATAGKAVLLSGLTVLVSLSAVLVVPAPAVRTMAVGIMFAVSFVLLATLTLLPAVLGALGKRVNAGSLPYVARQQHRSPAFAKWGELLHRRPWPFAIGSLLVLIALAIPATSLKVAMPSIQVVPADSSVRQGYELVQREFGMGAPGMLQIVAPESAASEVVRITGSDTRIGMVTPPQPAADGSGLVMIQATPTVDPSDPAMGDIVDSLRTALPDDALVGGAVAENLDLQQALNDYLPLVVGIILVLGFLLLLVALRAPLIALLGAGVSLLSTAAAFGVAKLVFQDGHGAGLLGFTPQGFLDGWGPVFFFAMIFAIAMDYTVFLLATAKEHYERSGDPAVAHIDGIAHSGRVIAAAAAVMVAVFFTFALADPLPPKEMGIILGVAVLLDAVLIRLILLPVLLRLTGHAAWWSPRWLRKVLPDISFAH; translated from the coding sequence ATGAGAAGTACGACAGTCGGCGACGCCGGCGCTTCTGCGAGCACGACCGCCCCCGGCGGTCTCCTGGGCCGCCTCGGCGCGGTCATGGCCGACCGCGCCCGCTGGGTGTTCGGCTTCTGGCTGATCCTGTCCGTGGCCCTCGGCGCGGCCGCGCCCTCGGTGTTCGATTCCCTCGCGGGAGCGGGCTGGCAGGCCGACGGATCCGAATCAGTGCAGGTCCGCGACCTCGCACAGGAACACTTCGGCGGCAACTCCGCCGCGGCGGTGCAGGTGGTGATCCACTCCGACACCGCGACTATGGACAGCCCGCAGGCCCAGGCGCTGGTGGGGGATATCACCGCGATCCTGCACGCCGACAGCCGTTTCGGCGCGATCGTCGCACCCGTGCCCGGGCAGTCGGTCAGCCGCGACGGCCACACCGGCATCCTGCTGGCGGGCGCGAACGCGAGTACCGACGACATGGTCACCGCGGTCACCGACCTCGGCCCGCAACTGAAAGACCTCGCCACCGACGGCTTCGAGATCTACCCCACCGGCGCCTCGGCCCTGTGGAGCGACTTCAACAAGGCCAACCACGACGCCATGCTGAAGGCCGAGATGTTCTCCTGGCCGGTCACTCTGGCCATCATGGTGCTGGCCTTCGGCTCGCTGGTGGCCGCCGGGCTGCCGCTGCTGCTGACCCTCACCGGCCTGATCGCGTCGGCGGGCGGGCTGGTGCTGCTCAACCACTTCACCCCGATCTCGGTGTGGGCCATGAACTTCGCCATGATGTTCGCCCTCGCCCTGGGCATCGACTACGCCTTGTTCCTGGTCTCGCGCTTCCGCGACGCCGTGCGCGGAGACACTCCGGCGCGCACCGCGGTCGCCGTCACCATGGCCACCGCCGGCAAAGCGGTCCTGCTCTCGGGCCTGACCGTGCTGGTGAGCCTGTCGGCGGTGCTGGTGGTGCCCGCGCCCGCAGTGCGGACCATGGCGGTCGGCATCATGTTCGCGGTCTCGTTCGTGCTGCTGGCGACGCTGACCCTGCTGCCCGCGGTGCTCGGCGCGCTGGGCAAGCGGGTGAACGCGGGCTCGCTGCCGTATGTGGCGCGCCAGCAGCATCGTTCGCCCGCCTTCGCGAAGTGGGGTGAACTGCTGCACCGCCGTCCGTGGCCGTTCGCCATCGGTTCGCTGCTGGTGTTGATCGCGCTCGCGATTCCGGCGACGAGTCTGAAGGTGGCCATGCCGTCCATCCAGGTGGTGCCCGCGGATTCGTCCGTGCGGCAGGGCTACGAACTGGTGCAGCGCGAATTCGGCATGGGCGCACCGGGGATGCTGCAGATCGTGGCCCCCGAATCCGCCGCCTCCGAGGTCGTGCGAATCACCGGCTCCGACACCCGGATCGGCATGGTCACCCCGCCGCAGCCCGCCGCCGACGGCAGCGGACTGGTGATGATCCAGGCGACCCCGACCGTCGATCCCTCGGATCCGGCGATGGGCGACATCGTCGATTCCCTGCGGACCGCGCTCCCGGACGACGCGCTGGTCGGCGGCGCGGTCGCGGAGAACCTGGACCTGCAGCAGGCATTGAACGACTACCTGCCCCTGGTGGTCGGCATCATCCTGGTGCTCGGGTTCCTGCTCCTGCTGGTCGCCTTGCGCGCCCCGCTGATCGCACTGCTCGGTGCGGGCGTCAGCCTGCTGTCCACCGCGGCCGCCTTCGGTGTCGCGAAGCTGGTGTTCCAGGACGGCCATGGCGCGGGCCTGCTCGGCTTCACGCCGCAGGGCTTCCTGGACGGCTGGGGCCCGGTGTTCTTCTTCGCGATGATCTTCGCGATCGCCATGGACTACACGGTCTTCCTGCTGGCCACGGCGAAGGAACACTACGAGCGCTCCGGTGATCCGGCGGTGGCCCACATCGACGGCATCGCGCATTCGGGCCGGGTGATCGCGGCCGCGGCGGCGGTCATGGTGGCGGTGTTCTTCACCTTCGCCCTGGCCGACCCGTTGCCGCCCAAGGAGATGGGCATCATCCTCGGTGTCGCGGTCCTGCTGGACGCCGTGCTGATCCGTCTGATCCTGCTGCCGGTGCTGCTGCGCCTGACCGGGCATGCCGCCTGGTGGTCGCCGCGCTGGCTGCGCAAGGTGCTGCCGGATATCAGCTTCGCGCACTGA
- the mptB gene encoding polyprenol phosphomannose-dependent alpha 1,6 mannosyltransferase MptB: protein MAVAEGAGRRVIEIGRRALGLDVPAADHTVAVLHSVDAERPGLDRRETLQLLRIRLLGATGAVIMAVSALGVGAQPVHQNPISGMRVLGFFARAGTSTLAMCMTGTVLVIMAWLLLGRFAVGGWGGDPRHRLSRSQMDRTLLLWIIPLSVAPPMFSNDVYSYLAQSEIANRGMDPYSVGPVDGLGLDNVLTNNVPNIWRSTSAPYGPLFLWMGRGIAQIAGDNIVLGVWLHRLLALAGVALIVWALPRLSRRCGVAGVSALWLGAANPLVLFHLVGGVHNDALMLGLMLAGLEFCLRAIDDAPHFDQKAWALLVFGTVVITLSSSVKIISLVTLGFVGMALARRWGQGLKSVLVAGGVLGAIAVVTTLLVSYASGLGFGWVNTVGTATTVRSYLSLPTAVGIITGFGGVLLGLGDHTTALLDITRPIASLVTVFVILRMLIATWTGRLNPIGALGVSLGAIVLLFPVVQPWYLLWAIVPLAAWANRPAFRVPAVVLSVIVSVMVMPRGADFYVFQIVESAIATLIVGGSLIFLTRNVLPWRNQPGVSARSQQPTPYGVSS from the coding sequence GTGGCGGTAGCGGAAGGCGCGGGGCGCAGAGTCATCGAGATCGGACGGCGGGCCCTCGGCCTGGACGTCCCTGCCGCCGATCACACCGTCGCCGTGCTGCACAGCGTCGACGCCGAACGGCCCGGCCTGGACCGGCGCGAAACCCTGCAACTGCTGCGGATCCGGCTGCTCGGCGCGACCGGGGCCGTGATCATGGCGGTGTCGGCGCTCGGCGTCGGAGCGCAACCGGTGCACCAGAATCCGATCTCCGGCATGCGGGTGCTCGGATTCTTCGCGCGCGCGGGCACCTCGACGCTGGCGATGTGCATGACCGGCACCGTGCTGGTGATCATGGCCTGGCTGCTGCTGGGGCGTTTCGCCGTGGGCGGCTGGGGCGGGGATCCACGCCACCGGCTCAGCCGCTCCCAGATGGATCGGACGCTGCTGCTGTGGATCATTCCGCTCAGCGTCGCGCCGCCCATGTTCAGCAACGACGTGTATTCGTATCTGGCACAGAGCGAGATCGCGAACCGGGGCATGGACCCCTATTCGGTCGGGCCGGTCGACGGGCTCGGACTCGACAATGTGCTCACCAACAATGTGCCCAATATCTGGCGCTCCACCTCAGCGCCCTACGGGCCGCTGTTCCTGTGGATGGGACGCGGCATCGCGCAGATCGCCGGCGACAACATCGTGCTCGGCGTGTGGCTGCACCGGCTGCTGGCGCTGGCCGGCGTCGCCCTGATCGTGTGGGCGCTGCCGCGGCTCTCCCGCCGCTGCGGGGTCGCGGGAGTGAGCGCGCTGTGGCTGGGCGCGGCCAACCCGCTGGTGCTGTTCCACCTGGTCGGCGGCGTGCACAATGACGCGCTCATGCTCGGGCTGATGCTGGCGGGCCTGGAATTCTGCCTGCGCGCCATCGACGATGCCCCGCACTTCGATCAAAAGGCGTGGGCGCTGCTGGTTTTCGGCACCGTGGTGATCACGCTGTCGTCCTCGGTCAAGATCATCTCGCTGGTCACGCTCGGATTCGTCGGTATGGCACTGGCCCGGAGGTGGGGGCAGGGACTCAAATCCGTGCTCGTCGCCGGAGGTGTGCTCGGAGCCATCGCCGTGGTGACGACACTGCTGGTGAGTTATGCCAGCGGCCTCGGATTCGGCTGGGTCAACACCGTCGGCACCGCCACCACCGTGCGCAGTTACCTGTCGCTGCCGACGGCCGTCGGGATAATCACCGGATTCGGCGGCGTGCTGCTCGGGCTGGGCGATCACACCACCGCCCTGCTCGACATCACCCGGCCGATCGCCTCGCTGGTGACGGTCTTCGTGATCCTGCGCATGCTCATCGCCACCTGGACCGGGCGGTTGAATCCGATCGGCGCGCTGGGCGTTTCACTCGGCGCGATCGTGCTGCTGTTCCCGGTGGTGCAGCCCTGGTACCTGCTGTGGGCGATCGTGCCGCTGGCGGCTTGGGCGAACCGGCCCGCGTTCCGGGTACCCGCGGTGGTGCTGTCGGTGATCGTGTCGGTGATGGTGATGCCGCGCGGCGCGGACTTCTACGTCTTCCAGATCGTCGAATCGGCCATCGCCACCCTGATCGTGGGCGGTTCCCTGATCTTCCTCACCCGAAATGTGCTGCCGTGGCGCAATCAGCCGGGGGTGTCGGCTCGGTCACAGCAGCCCACGCCTTACGGTGTCTCATCGTGA